Part of the Flavobacterium sp. MDT1-60 genome, TATTTTTATTTTGACCGATTTAGGTTTTAATAGATCATTTAAAATAAAAGCAACCGGTAAAATATGAAGAGTAAAGATTATAAAATCAACTATTTGATTAAACCAAAACATATAAAAAAAACGATTGATTATGTAGATCATTAATAGTAGATATATCACACTCGATATATTTAAAATACTCTTTAATTTGTGTTTTTTAATTTCAAAAAAGTAACTACTAATAGTAATTGTAAATAGACTTATTAAAACTCCAGTAAACAGAAAAATTCTTCCATAATCTCTAATTACTTCATGATTTGAATTTAAATATTGAGTTCTAGGATTTAATAACAAACTTAGAAAGCCCAAAAAAGCAATAATGTATGATAAATATTTTATATAGAATTGGGGACTATTTTTCATTTTCTACATATTCTGATTTAAGCAATCCGAAATAAACAGTGTTCTGCAACTCGCCATCACCATTTCTAAATTCGTCTCGTAAAATTCCTTCTTGTTTGAAATTGTGCTTTAATGCAACTCGTTGGCTTGCAAGGTTAATTTCTGATGTACAGATGAAAACTTTGTTCATTTTCAATTCATTGAAACAAAAATCAAGTGCATCTGAAACCATTTTTGATGTGATTCCTTTTCCCTGAAAATCTTCATCTGCGAAATAACCTAATTCACATTTTGAAATACGGTAATCTATAGTTTTGACACATAAATAACCAATTAAATCATTGGATTTGATATCCCTGGCATAAAAGTAAAACCCTTCATTGTTTTTTTCTTTGTCACGACTGACTGTCAGAAAATCTTCAGCTTTCTTTAAAGAATCAGAATTGGCCAGCGTTACAGGAAAAGTTTTTTCAATGTGATTTCTATTTTTATCAATAAGTTTGAAAAACTCTTCGGGAGAAACATTTTCTATTCTGTCTATTTTCCAATCTGTAAAACTCATGGTTATTTGTTTTTAGCCGAAGTGATTTTAGCGTTTATTCCAAAAGAGAAAACCTTGCTTTCTCGTTGGATATAGTGATAAATAGCTAAAGCTTTATTTTCAAAATTATAGCTTTCCGCTTTCGAAAATTCCATTAAAAAATCAGCAAACTGCTCTAATTGATTGAAATCTAAATGACGACGAACTAATAAAGTTATTAATTCTTCATCTCGATAATCGACTAAAGTTTCAATGTTTAAACCGAATTCTTTTAATTGATTTCCAATATCAAATTTTTCATCATCGGTTAGAGGCTGAGGTACAAAGTCAAGAGAGCGTAACGTTTTGAGAACGTTATCAATTCTGATGCTTTCGTTGTCTCTTAAGCCTTTGTTGAGCATTATCTTTTGAGTTTTCAGTCGCAGTCGCAGTTTTCAGCTTTGAAGTGAGACTGAAAACTGCGATTGAAAACTGTATACTATTGTCCGTATTCTTTAAC contains:
- a CDS encoding GNAT family N-acetyltransferase, with translation MSFTDWKIDRIENVSPEEFFKLIDKNRNHIEKTFPVTLANSDSLKKAEDFLTVSRDKEKNNEGFYFYARDIKSNDLIGYLCVKTIDYRISKCELGYFADEDFQGKGITSKMVSDALDFCFNELKMNKVFICTSEINLASQRVALKHNFKQEGILRDEFRNGDGELQNTVYFGLLKSEYVENEK